The Theileria parva strain Muguga chromosome 1, complete sequence, whole genome shotgun sequence DNA window TGCTCTGTCAAATGCATTGTATCTTCCGTATTCATACGCCCTTTGAATACGGGCCAACAGAGGCCTCATATTCTTGGATTTCCCAGTAAAGCGGGCATATTTCTGAGAATGCTCAGATGCCGGAGTCTTTTTCTGCCCTGAACCAGCGGCAGTTGTCTGATAGAAAACCCTAATATGAATTTTACTGGATTAAATGTAGACTTACACATGTTTATCGAGTCTGGGATCGTATTTACGTAACGCCATTCTAAACTTTGACTTTAGAGGTGATatatgtgttaaataaaaatatccAGATTGAACACAACTATTAAGCTTCACGGGAAGACGCTTA harbors:
- a CDS encoding Ribosomal protein L33 family protein yields the protein MIFLSRILLRNNSKRLPVKLNSCVQSGYFYLTHISPLKSKFRMALRKYDPRLDKHVVFYQTTAAGSGQKKTPASEHSQKYARFTGKSKNMRPLLARIQRAYEYGRYNAFDRAYQRLVDSRGKVTPRLN